A part of Bosea sp. (in: a-proteobacteria) genomic DNA contains:
- a CDS encoding peroxidase-related enzyme (This protein belongs to a clade of uncharacterized proteins related to peroxidases such as the alkylhydroperoxidase AhpD.), which produces MALDLPPAALSPAMQAYFAKCEEKIGFVPNVLKAHAFDNAKLEAFVAFYNELMMAPSGLSKLEREMIAVAVSSANRCYYCLAAHGAAVRQLSGDPALGELLVMNWRTAALSPRHQTMLDFADMLTVTPHRVGEAEREALRKAGFSERDIWDIGSVAAFYNMSNRLASATDMRPNNAYHAMAR; this is translated from the coding sequence ATGGCGCTCGACCTGCCGCCGGCCGCCTTGTCCCCCGCCATGCAGGCCTATTTTGCCAAGTGCGAGGAGAAGATCGGCTTCGTGCCCAATGTGCTGAAGGCCCACGCCTTCGACAATGCCAAGCTCGAAGCCTTCGTGGCCTTTTACAATGAGCTGATGATGGCCCCTTCGGGCCTGTCGAAGCTGGAGCGTGAGATGATCGCGGTGGCGGTCTCGTCGGCCAATCGCTGCTACTACTGTCTTGCAGCCCACGGCGCGGCCGTGCGCCAGCTCTCGGGCGATCCGGCGCTGGGCGAACTCCTGGTGATGAACTGGCGCACGGCCGCGCTTTCGCCGCGGCACCAGACCATGCTGGACTTCGCGGACATGCTCACCGTCACGCCGCACCGCGTCGGTGAGGCGGAACGCGAGGCGCTGCGGAAGGCGGGCTTCTCGGAGCGGGACATCTGGGACATCGGCTCCGTGGCGGCCTTCTACAACATGTCGAACCGCCTCGCCTCCGCCACCGACATGCGCCCCAACAACGCCTATCACGCCATGGCGCGCTGA
- a CDS encoding Bax inhibitor-1/YccA family protein — MSNFDPNASAWGTTRVQTRSAAEVDQGLRSFMLGVYNHMITGLGISGVVAMGANMLAGGSLRTLTPFGQLLYLSPLKWVVMLAPLAFILLFSFRADKMSPSAARGMFYAFAAVMGLSMSSILMVFTGASIVQMFFVTAAAFGGLSLFGYTTKKSLSGMGSFLIMGLIGLVIASLVNLFLQSSAIQFAISAIGVLVFAGLTAWDTQRLKEIYIHGEGSADDLARLSINGALSLYLNFINMFQMLLSLFGNRE, encoded by the coding sequence ATGAGCAATTTCGATCCTAACGCTTCCGCCTGGGGCACCACGCGTGTCCAGACGCGGAGCGCCGCCGAGGTCGATCAGGGCCTTCGGTCCTTCATGCTCGGCGTTTACAACCACATGATCACGGGCCTGGGCATCTCGGGCGTTGTCGCGATGGGTGCCAACATGCTCGCCGGCGGCAGCCTGCGCACGCTGACGCCTTTCGGCCAGCTGCTGTATCTGAGCCCGCTCAAGTGGGTGGTGATGCTGGCTCCGCTGGCGTTCATCCTGCTGTTCTCATTCCGCGCCGACAAGATGTCGCCATCGGCCGCCCGCGGCATGTTCTATGCGTTTGCGGCGGTGATGGGCCTGTCGATGTCGTCCATCCTGATGGTCTTCACCGGCGCGTCGATCGTGCAGATGTTCTTCGTGACCGCTGCGGCCTTTGGCGGGCTGAGCCTGTTCGGCTACACCACCAAGAAGTCGCTGTCGGGCATGGGCTCGTTCCTCATCATGGGCCTGATCGGTCTGGTCATCGCCTCGCTGGTGAACCTGTTCCTTCAGTCGAGCGCCATCCAGTTCGCCATTTCGGCGATCGGCGTGCTGGTGTTCGCCGGCCTCACCGCCTGGGACACCCAGCGCCTGAAGGAAATCTACATCCATGGCGAAGGCTCGGCCGACGATCTGGCCCGCCTGTCGATCAACGGGGCGCTGTCGCTGTATCTGAACTTCATCAACATGTTCCAGATGCTGCTGTCGCTGTTCGGCAACCGCGAGTGA
- a CDS encoding DUF2794 domain-containing protein, giving the protein MSDADAEEIAAVIPLRGASGTAGPTPSAAAGSVAGAKVSFDRHELRAILNLYGRKVAEGEWRDYAIDFLKDMAVFSVFRRSSEMPLYRIVKNPSLARRQGAYSVTTAGGLTMKRGHELERVLQVLDKPLKLVR; this is encoded by the coding sequence ATGAGCGATGCAGATGCGGAGGAGATTGCCGCCGTGATTCCCCTGCGCGGCGCGAGCGGGACAGCCGGCCCTACGCCGTCAGCCGCTGCCGGGTCCGTCGCAGGGGCAAAGGTCTCCTTCGACCGCCACGAGCTGCGCGCCATCCTCAATCTCTATGGACGCAAGGTCGCCGAGGGCGAGTGGCGCGACTATGCGATCGATTTCCTGAAGGACATGGCGGTGTTTTCCGTCTTCCGGCGCTCGTCCGAGATGCCGCTTTACCGGATCGTCAAGAACCCGTCGCTGGCCCGCCGGCAGGGCGCGTACAGCGTGACGACGGCCGGCGGCCTGACCATGAAGCGCGGGCATGAGCTCGAGCGCGTCCTGCAGGTGCTCGACAAGCCGCTGAAGCTGGTGCGCTGA